In a single window of the Candidatus Poribacteria bacterium genome:
- a CDS encoding superoxide dismutase family protein, translating into MKKSLITLGTKTSFFLLIGISFALISCGRVQQADVLSAPSAKQAIATIGPASDSSVTGIATFTQNGDQITLIIEIQGASPGIHAVHIHESGDCSAPDGTSTGGHWNPTGVAHGKWGVGEFHLGDIGNITVGEDGTGSIELTTDLWEIGTGSDVDVVDRGIVVHAGADDFTSQPSGAAGARVGCGAIVLSE; encoded by the coding sequence GTGAAAAAGAGCTTAATTACCCTTGGCACAAAAACTTCATTTTTTCTACTAATTGGTATTTCATTCGCTTTAATAAGTTGCGGTAGGGTACAGCAGGCAGATGTTCTTTCAGCACCATCAGCGAAGCAGGCAATCGCTACAATCGGCCCAGCAAGCGACAGTAGCGTAACCGGAATAGCGACTTTCACACAAAACGGCGACCAAATCACACTTATCATTGAAATACAGGGCGCATCGCCCGGAATCCACGCCGTTCACATCCACGAGAGCGGTGATTGTAGTGCACCCGACGGCACGTCCACCGGTGGACACTGGAATCCCACCGGTGTCGCACACGGGAAATGGGGAGTCGGTGAATTCCATCTCGGAGACATCGGCAATATAACCGTTGGTGAGGACGGCACCGGCAGCATTGAATTGACGACCGATCTCTGGGAAATCGGTACCGGTTCCGATGTTGATGTGGTCGACAGAGGCATTGTCGTCCACGCGGGTGCAGATGATTTCACCTCACAACCTTCAGGTGCTGCTGGTGCGCGTGTGGGGTGTGGCGCGATCGTGTTATCGGAATAA